Proteins from a single region of Novosphingobium sp. CECT 9465:
- a CDS encoding SH3 domain-containing protein, producing the protein MTVEASPLPVDVPNAQLSLCRPSDRSDKPHLPVRGDLAHIGLAGRYFVPHYAVPMPHVLKTTTVMRGAGKLEGEALRTIAEGEVFDVLDISGGWAWGQAKSDLLVGYVELTVLEALA; encoded by the coding sequence TACCGAACGCGCAGCTATCACTGTGCCGCCCGTCGGACCGTTCGGACAAGCCACACCTGCCGGTGCGGGGCGACCTTGCACACATCGGTCTGGCCGGGCGCTATTTCGTGCCGCACTACGCCGTGCCGATGCCGCATGTGCTGAAGACGACCACTGTGATGCGCGGCGCGGGCAAGCTGGAAGGTGAGGCGTTGCGGACGATTGCCGAAGGCGAAGTCTTTGATGTGCTCGATATTTCAGGCGGCTGGGCGTGGGGGCAGGCAAAGTCCGACTTGTTGGTCGGCTATGTGGAACTGACCGTGCTTGAGGCGCTGGCATGA
- the argC gene encoding N-acetyl-gamma-glutamyl-phosphate reductase: MTTSVFIDGAAGTTGLEIADRLAGRSEFALIALDDARRKDDAARSQAINDADVVILCLPDDAARDAVAMIRNDRTRVIDASTAHRVADGWTYGFPEIVGREVVAEARRVSNPGCYPTGFLGLLAPLVHNGLLPSAWPYSCNAISGYSGGGKALIARFEDDRDIAWRGYGLTFGHKHVSEMQRYAGLAIAPMFSPAVVAAHRGMIVEIPLPLGVMPGNVPAELLRAALTQFYAGSPVVTVEQDLPADGELLLRASMEPWDGLKLHVMGSADGEQVRLVAVLDNLGKGASGAAVQTLNLMAGLDETAGLRL, from the coding sequence ATGACAACGTCGGTCTTCATCGATGGAGCAGCGGGCACGACCGGGCTGGAAATTGCCGACCGTCTGGCGGGCCGCAGCGAATTCGCGCTGATTGCTCTGGATGATGCGCGGCGCAAGGACGATGCAGCGCGGTCGCAAGCGATCAACGATGCCGATGTGGTGATCCTGTGCCTGCCCGATGATGCTGCGCGCGATGCCGTGGCGATGATTCGCAATGATCGTACGCGCGTGATCGACGCATCGACCGCGCATCGCGTGGCCGATGGCTGGACGTACGGCTTTCCCGAAATCGTCGGGCGCGAGGTCGTGGCGGAAGCGCGGCGGGTTTCGAACCCCGGCTGCTATCCCACCGGCTTCCTCGGCCTGCTCGCACCACTGGTCCATAATGGCCTGCTGCCTTCGGCCTGGCCCTATAGCTGCAATGCGATTTCCGGCTATTCCGGCGGCGGCAAGGCCCTGATCGCGCGGTTCGAAGATGATCGGGACATTGCATGGCGCGGTTATGGCCTGACCTTCGGGCACAAGCATGTGAGCGAGATGCAGCGCTATGCAGGCCTTGCCATCGCCCCGATGTTCAGCCCCGCGGTGGTCGCGGCGCATCGCGGCATGATCGTGGAAATCCCGCTGCCGCTGGGCGTGATGCCGGGCAACGTCCCTGCCGAACTGCTGCGGGCGGCGCTGACGCAGTTCTATGCCGGGTCGCCGGTGGTGACAGTGGAGCAGGACTTGCCTGCCGATGGCGAACTGCTGCTGCGCGCGTCGATGGAACCGTGGGACGGGTTGAAACTGCACGTGATGGGCAGCGCCGATGGCGAACAGGTGCGGCTGGTCGCGGTGCTCGACAATCTGGGCAAGGGCGCAAGCGGGGCGGCGGTGCAGACGCTGAACCTGATGGCCGGGCTGGACGAGACCGCAGGCTTGCGCCTCTGA